One region of Mycolicibacterium rhodesiae NBB3 genomic DNA includes:
- a CDS encoding P-II family nitrogen regulator, with protein sequence MKLITAIIKPFTLEDVKTGLEQTGILGMTVSEVQGYGRQKGHTEVYRGAEYSVDFVPKVRVEVVVDDSAVDKVVDVIVQAARTGKIGDGKVWVSPVDTVVRVRTGERGTDAL encoded by the coding sequence ATGAAGCTGATTACTGCGATCATCAAGCCGTTCACGCTCGAAGACGTCAAGACCGGGCTCGAACAGACCGGCATTCTCGGAATGACCGTGAGTGAGGTGCAGGGATACGGGCGTCAGAAGGGCCACACCGAGGTCTACCGTGGCGCCGAGTACTCCGTCGACTTCGTTCCCAAGGTTCGAGTGGAGGTCGTTGTCGACGATTCCGCCGTGGACAAGGTCGTCGACGTGATCGTCCAGGCAGCGCGCACCGGAAAGATCGGCGACGGCAAGGTGTGGGTCAGCCCCGTTGACACCGTAGTGCGGGTACGCACCGGTGAGC